A single window of Streptomyces aquilus DNA harbors:
- a CDS encoding N-acetylglucosamine kinase, which translates to MGNDLNQEAEVARDLRGTELVVGLDAGGTRTRALLAPVGASGAEGGPVLGEGAGGPGNALTVSPAQLVEHLVEALAAAVPESARAGVVAVAGGFAGATSASPDDPGSVRARTALTAALDRLGIPAGRRGVWSDIEAAFASAPGAPADGLALVAGTGAVAMRVTGRRATTTVDGDGWLLGDEGSGFWLGRSAVRAALRMADGRGPATLLALSVGRALGVPGECLPDDGWSRAGREAYRMHLLPAVMAEPPIRLARFAPLVAEAAREKDVVAQALLDEAAGHLADTVRALEPRPGERIVATGGLLGPEGPLTARLNALVPTLDWVPDGCRGAVALARLDHGRRL; encoded by the coding sequence ATGGGTAATGATTTGAACCAGGAAGCGGAAGTGGCACGGGATCTTCGGGGCACGGAGCTGGTCGTCGGCCTCGACGCCGGTGGCACCCGCACCCGCGCGCTGCTCGCCCCCGTCGGTGCCTCCGGCGCGGAGGGCGGGCCTGTGCTGGGCGAGGGAGCGGGCGGGCCGGGCAACGCCCTGACGGTGTCGCCGGCGCAGCTCGTCGAGCACCTCGTCGAGGCGCTCGCCGCAGCCGTGCCGGAGTCCGCGCGCGCCGGGGTCGTTGCGGTCGCCGGCGGCTTCGCGGGCGCCACGTCGGCCTCGCCCGACGACCCCGGGTCCGTCCGCGCCCGCACCGCGCTCACCGCCGCGCTGGACCGCCTCGGCATCCCGGCCGGGCGCCGGGGCGTCTGGAGCGACATCGAGGCCGCCTTCGCCTCCGCCCCCGGCGCCCCGGCCGACGGCCTCGCCCTGGTGGCGGGCACCGGCGCGGTCGCGATGCGGGTCACCGGCCGCCGTGCCACGACCACCGTGGACGGCGACGGGTGGCTCCTCGGCGACGAGGGCAGCGGCTTCTGGCTCGGCCGCAGTGCGGTACGGGCCGCGTTGCGGATGGCGGACGGGCGCGGCCCGGCGACGCTGCTCGCACTGTCCGTCGGGCGGGCGCTGGGGGTGCCGGGCGAGTGCCTGCCGGACGACGGCTGGAGCCGGGCCGGGCGCGAGGCCTACCGCATGCATCTCCTCCCCGCCGTCATGGCCGAACCGCCCATCCGGCTCGCCCGGTTCGCCCCGCTGGTGGCCGAGGCGGCGCGGGAGAAGGACGTCGTCGCGCAGGCGCTTCTCGACGAGGCGGCGGGCCACCTCGCCGACACGGTGCGGGCGTTGGAGCCGCGACCCGGCGAACGGATCGTGGCCACCGGGGGCCTGCTCGGCCCCGAAGGCCCCCTCACCGCACGGCTGAACGCCCTGGTGCCGACCCTCGACTGGGTCCCCGACGGCTGCCGGGGGGCCGTAGCCCTCGCCCGGCTCGATCACGGACGGCGCCTGTGA
- a CDS encoding glycoside hydrolase 5 family protein → MVIDTFAQDKARPGEDPIRTLRFGVNYTPRHGWFHSWYDFDPGRAREDLAQIAGLGLDHVRVFHLWPLLQPNRTHIRTSAVDQLAHLVDLAGEAGLDVLVDGVQGHLSSFDFYPEWTRSWHHRNVFTDPDAITAQADLLRTLGRALAGRPHLIGLQLGNELNNLVEHNPVTPAEVDHYLDTLLAAARAGLGPHGLVTHSAYDAAWYGDDHPFTPEASARKGDLTTVHPWVFTGDCARRYGPRSPQVHHLAEYGTELAKAYATDPERPVWVQETGAPEPHIPAADAPDFARATVRNATECEGLWGVTWWCSHDVDRSLADFPELEYTLGLFDAAGRPKPIAEALAEAVAEPHIVQPRDTALVLECTPSTRSVSGPGGEYFEAWMRMRERGVRPAVVLAERAEDEGYLAARGIKSVVLPGL, encoded by the coding sequence ATGGTGATTGATACATTCGCGCAGGACAAGGCCCGGCCCGGGGAGGATCCCATCCGTACACTCCGCTTCGGCGTCAACTACACGCCCCGCCACGGCTGGTTCCACTCGTGGTACGACTTCGACCCGGGCCGCGCCCGCGAGGACCTGGCCCAGATAGCCGGCCTCGGGCTCGACCACGTCCGGGTCTTCCACCTGTGGCCGCTGCTCCAGCCCAACCGCACCCACATCCGCACCTCCGCGGTCGACCAGCTCGCGCACCTCGTCGACCTGGCCGGCGAGGCCGGGCTCGACGTCCTGGTGGACGGTGTGCAGGGCCATCTGTCGAGCTTCGACTTCTACCCGGAGTGGACCCGCAGCTGGCACCACCGCAACGTCTTCACCGACCCGGACGCCATCACGGCCCAGGCGGACCTGCTGCGCACCCTCGGCCGCGCCCTGGCCGGCCGCCCCCACCTCATCGGCCTCCAGCTCGGCAACGAGCTCAACAACCTGGTCGAACACAACCCGGTGACCCCGGCCGAGGTCGACCACTACCTCGACACGCTCCTCGCTGCCGCCCGCGCCGGACTCGGCCCGCACGGGCTGGTCACGCACTCCGCGTACGACGCCGCCTGGTACGGCGACGACCACCCCTTCACCCCCGAGGCCTCGGCCCGCAAGGGCGATCTGACCACCGTCCACCCATGGGTGTTCACCGGCGACTGCGCCCGCCGCTACGGCCCGCGCTCCCCGCAGGTGCACCATCTCGCCGAGTACGGCACGGAGTTGGCGAAGGCGTACGCCACCGACCCGGAGCGTCCGGTGTGGGTGCAGGAGACGGGCGCGCCCGAGCCGCACATCCCGGCGGCTGACGCCCCGGACTTCGCGCGGGCGACCGTGCGCAACGCGACCGAGTGCGAAGGACTGTGGGGCGTGACGTGGTGGTGCTCCCACGACGTGGACCGCTCGCTCGCCGACTTCCCGGAACTCGAGTACACCCTGGGTCTGTTCGACGCGGCCGGCCGCCCGAAGCCCATCGCCGAGGCGCTCGCGGAGGCCGTCGCGGAGCCGCACATCGTCCAACCCCGTGACACCGCACTGGTGTTGGAGTGCACGCCGAGCACCCGTTCGGTGTCCGGGCCGGGCGGGGAGTACTTCGAGGCGTGGATGCGGATGCGGGAGCGCGGGGTCCGCCCGGCCGTCGTGCTGGCCGAACGGGCCGAGGACGAGGGGTACTTGGCGGCCCGGGGAATCAAGTCCGTGGTGCTGCCGGGCCTCTAG
- a CDS encoding carbohydrate ABC transporter permease: MTVQITKPVPVPGTEASVPGPAPSRLRALLPGPSAGANGAAMYRRWWLPWLWTAPAIVCAVVFGVFPFLNTVLLSFTNAKPLGGAASFVGLDNYTRMLDDSDFWLATRNSILYAVIVVPLMVLLPLMLAVLVEKNLPGIGFFRSAFYTPVLASSVVVGLSWQWLLADDGLVNTWLEKAHLIRSAIPFLSDSWLILLSAMGLTLWKGLGWYMVFYLAALGNVPKELHEAAQMDGAGAVRRFWHITIPGVRQAMMLVGTLTGIGSLRVFTEIYMLGSSTGGPGGADRTLPFYIRDVGLDPITGNAGYGSAVSVALFLLTLGLTLLAQRLTKEDES; the protein is encoded by the coding sequence GTGACGGTCCAGATCACGAAGCCGGTTCCGGTGCCCGGCACGGAGGCTTCCGTGCCGGGCCCGGCCCCCTCCCGCCTCCGGGCGCTGCTGCCCGGCCCGTCCGCCGGGGCCAACGGGGCCGCGATGTACCGGCGTTGGTGGCTGCCGTGGCTGTGGACGGCGCCCGCGATCGTCTGCGCGGTGGTGTTCGGGGTGTTCCCGTTCCTCAACACCGTCCTGCTGTCGTTCACCAACGCCAAGCCGCTGGGCGGCGCCGCGAGTTTCGTCGGACTCGACAACTACACGCGGATGCTGGACGACTCGGACTTCTGGCTGGCGACCCGCAACAGCATCCTGTACGCCGTCATCGTCGTCCCCCTGATGGTGCTGCTGCCGCTGATGCTGGCCGTGCTGGTGGAGAAGAACCTCCCCGGCATCGGCTTCTTCCGCTCCGCCTTCTACACGCCGGTGCTGGCCTCCAGCGTGGTCGTGGGCCTGAGCTGGCAGTGGCTGCTCGCGGACGACGGACTGGTCAACACCTGGCTGGAGAAAGCCCACTTGATCAGGTCGGCGATCCCGTTCCTGTCCGACTCGTGGCTGATCCTGCTGTCCGCGATGGGCCTGACCCTGTGGAAGGGCCTCGGCTGGTACATGGTCTTCTACCTGGCCGCCCTCGGGAACGTCCCCAAGGAACTGCACGAGGCGGCTCAGATGGACGGCGCCGGCGCGGTCCGCCGCTTCTGGCACATCACGATCCCCGGCGTACGCCAGGCCATGATGCTGGTGGGCACCCTGACCGGCATCGGCTCGCTCAGGGTCTTCACCGAGATCTACATGCTGGGCAGCTCCACCGGTGGCCCCGGCGGCGCCGACCGCACCCTGCCGTTCTACATCCGGGACGTCGGCCTGGACCCCATCACCGGCAACGCCGGCTACGGCTCGGCCGTCAGCGTGGCCCTGTTCCTGCTGACGCTGGGGCTGACCCTGCTGGCGCAGCGCCTGACGAAGGAGGACGAGTCGTGA
- a CDS encoding glycoside hydrolase family 3 N-terminal domain-containing protein, producing the protein MDAACDHVPARAPTRPRTPPVTTYRDPAAPLDARVHDLLARMTLREKVGQLNQRMYGWDAYRRTPGGGFELTGALRAETERFAGLGALYGLQRADAWSGVAHGSGPGAEDAATLADLVQRHVVESSRLGIPALFVEEVPHGLMALDGTVLPVNLAVGATWDPALYERAAAHAAAELRARGGHVALVSALDIARDPRWGRTEECFGEDPYLAARLTEALVHGMQGAGELFAPDKSPVVLKHFAGQGATVGGRNSAESELGLRELHEIHLPAARAGIRAGAAAVMAAYNEVDGMPCSGNRALLTELLREEWGFEGLVMADGLAVDRLARITGDTVSAGALALNSGVDLSLWDEGFTRLEEAVERGLVKETVLDTAVARVLRLKFRLGLFDRQGTTPTTPPAPTGGKDLSLSLARAAVTLLRNDGTLPVDARVSRIAVLGPQSATTAHQLGDYTAPQAPGTGSSVLDALRRLVPPGVDIRHTRGCALTGDDLSGIPEAVAAAAASDLAVLVLGGSSARTPDTDFAANGAALKAVSEMTCGEGVDLAGLRLGAAQYALLDAVVATGTPTAVVLVQGRPHVVPDTPGALLTAWYPGPWGGEAIAEVVLGLAEPGGRLPVSVPRSAAQLPVYYNHKDTEYGGYVDADAGPLFSFGHGLSYTSFNYGPPSTDGRTVSLDVTNTGERYGRSVVQVYLRRLIATSWPRTLELCAFEGVGLAAGERRTVTLTLDGDLTGLVELRVAESARAALTAVPVRLDLRS; encoded by the coding sequence ATGGACGCCGCCTGTGACCACGTACCGGCCCGCGCACCAACTCGACCACGGACGCCGCCTGTGACCACCTACCGCGACCCCGCCGCCCCCCTCGACGCCCGCGTCCACGACCTGCTCGCCCGCATGACCCTGCGCGAGAAGGTCGGCCAGCTCAACCAGCGCATGTACGGCTGGGACGCCTACCGTCGCACCCCAGGCGGCGGTTTCGAACTCACCGGCGCCCTCCGCGCCGAGACCGAGCGGTTCGCCGGACTCGGCGCCCTGTACGGCCTCCAGCGCGCCGACGCCTGGTCCGGCGTCGCGCACGGCAGCGGACCCGGTGCCGAGGACGCCGCCACGCTCGCCGACCTCGTCCAGCGCCATGTCGTCGAGAGCAGCCGCCTCGGCATCCCGGCGCTGTTCGTCGAGGAGGTCCCGCACGGCCTCATGGCCCTCGACGGCACGGTCCTGCCGGTCAACCTGGCCGTAGGCGCCACCTGGGACCCGGCGCTGTACGAGCGCGCCGCCGCCCACGCCGCCGCGGAACTCCGCGCCCGCGGCGGCCATGTCGCCCTCGTCTCCGCCCTGGACATCGCCCGCGATCCCCGCTGGGGCCGTACCGAGGAGTGCTTCGGGGAGGATCCGTACCTGGCCGCCCGGCTGACGGAGGCGCTGGTGCACGGGATGCAGGGCGCGGGCGAGCTGTTCGCCCCCGACAAGTCCCCCGTCGTCCTCAAGCACTTCGCCGGACAGGGCGCCACCGTCGGCGGCCGCAACTCCGCCGAGTCCGAACTGGGCCTGCGGGAACTGCACGAGATCCACCTCCCCGCGGCCCGCGCGGGCATCCGTGCCGGAGCCGCCGCCGTCATGGCCGCCTACAACGAGGTCGACGGCATGCCCTGCTCCGGCAATCGCGCCCTGCTCACCGAACTCCTCAGAGAGGAGTGGGGGTTCGAGGGGCTGGTGATGGCGGACGGGCTGGCCGTCGACCGGCTTGCCCGCATCACCGGGGACACGGTCTCCGCGGGCGCGCTCGCGCTCAACTCCGGTGTGGACCTGAGCCTTTGGGACGAGGGGTTCACGCGGCTGGAGGAGGCGGTGGAGCGCGGGCTGGTGAAGGAGACGGTCCTCGACACGGCCGTCGCCCGCGTGCTGCGCCTCAAGTTCCGCCTGGGGCTGTTCGACCGGCAGGGGACCACACCCACCACACCCCCGGCCCCCACCGGAGGCAAGGACCTCAGCCTCTCTCTCGCCCGCGCCGCCGTCACCCTCCTGCGCAACGACGGCACACTCCCCGTCGACGCCCGCGTCTCCCGCATCGCCGTCCTCGGCCCCCAATCAGCCACCACGGCACACCAGTTGGGCGACTACACCGCCCCGCAAGCCCCCGGCACCGGCAGCAGCGTCCTCGACGCGCTGCGCCGCCTCGTCCCGCCCGGCGTCGACATCCGCCACACCCGTGGCTGCGCCCTCACCGGCGACGACCTCTCCGGCATCCCCGAGGCGGTCGCCGCGGCCGCCGCCTCGGATCTCGCCGTGCTGGTGCTGGGCGGCAGCAGCGCCCGTACGCCGGACACCGACTTCGCCGCCAACGGGGCGGCTCTCAAGGCCGTTTCGGAGATGACGTGCGGCGAGGGCGTCGACCTCGCGGGGCTGCGGCTGGGGGCCGCCCAGTACGCGCTCCTGGACGCCGTCGTCGCGACGGGCACCCCCACGGCGGTCGTGCTGGTCCAGGGGCGCCCGCATGTCGTACCCGATACGCCGGGCGCGCTCCTCACCGCGTGGTATCCGGGCCCGTGGGGCGGTGAGGCGATCGCCGAGGTCGTCCTCGGACTCGCGGAACCCGGCGGCCGGCTCCCCGTCTCCGTCCCGCGCTCGGCCGCCCAACTCCCCGTCTACTACAACCACAAGGACACCGAGTACGGCGGTTACGTGGACGCCGACGCCGGGCCGCTCTTCTCCTTCGGGCACGGGCTGTCGTACACGAGCTTCAACTACGGACCGCCGAGCACGGACGGCCGTACCGTCTCCCTCGACGTCACCAACACCGGGGAGCGGTACGGCCGTTCGGTCGTGCAGGTCTATCTGCGGCGGCTGATCGCCACCAGTTGGCCGCGCACCCTCGAACTGTGCGCGTTCGAGGGTGTCGGTCTCGCGGCGGGGGAGCGCCGTACGGTCACGCTGACGCTCGACGGCGACCTGACGGGCCTGGTGGAGCTCCGGGTCGCCGAGTCGGCGCGGGCGGCGCTCACCGCCGTACCCGTCCGGCTCGACCTCAGATCTTGA
- a CDS encoding lysylphosphatidylglycerol synthase transmembrane domain-containing protein has protein sequence MTLLPLEELPRPLPSTATAPTPAPAPVPTRVLRTGLSLLPLLLIGAWAAIDRRSLSDGAARLASADPWWLLAGVAFTLLGWVSAACVRQGALPERLPPGLLLASQFAAGAANHVLPASIGAHAVTLRFLQRQGVPLPRATASLALYSLVRPVAKTLVLVAFVVLSPGLLRLGDLVPDRRTLLLPVAATGLALVGATLLLVCVRPVRAFVRTALTDVRQLHTRPSRVLALWGGAAAAPLLQAGVIFSVGAALGLSLSWTEVAFAFLAASTAVGAVPAPGGIGPVDAALVFALAGFGAPTGLATATVVGYRVLTVWVPLLPGALVLSALVQRKVL, from the coding sequence GTGACCCTGCTCCCGCTCGAAGAGCTGCCCCGCCCGCTCCCCAGCACCGCCACCGCGCCCACCCCCGCACCCGCCCCCGTCCCCACCCGCGTGCTCCGCACCGGGCTCAGTCTGCTGCCGCTGCTGCTGATCGGCGCGTGGGCCGCGATCGACCGGCGTTCCCTGTCCGACGGCGCCGCCCGGCTGGCCTCGGCCGACCCCTGGTGGCTGCTGGCCGGGGTGGCCTTCACCCTCCTCGGCTGGGTGTCCGCCGCGTGCGTACGGCAGGGCGCCCTGCCGGAGCGGCTGCCGCCCGGGCTGCTGCTGGCGTCGCAGTTCGCCGCCGGCGCCGCCAACCACGTCCTCCCGGCGAGCATCGGCGCCCACGCGGTGACGCTGCGCTTCCTGCAACGCCAGGGCGTGCCGCTGCCCCGCGCCACCGCCTCGCTCGCCCTGTACTCGCTGGTCAGACCGGTGGCGAAGACGCTGGTGCTGGTCGCCTTCGTCGTCCTGTCCCCCGGTCTGCTGCGGCTCGGCGACCTGGTGCCCGACCGGCGGACCCTGCTGCTGCCGGTGGCGGCCACGGGCCTCGCGCTGGTCGGCGCGACGCTGCTGCTGGTGTGCGTCCGCCCGGTGCGCGCTTTCGTCCGCACCGCCCTCACCGACGTACGTCAGCTGCACACCCGTCCGTCCCGTGTCCTCGCCCTGTGGGGCGGGGCGGCCGCGGCCCCGCTGCTCCAGGCGGGCGTGATCTTCTCGGTCGGCGCCGCGCTCGGCCTGTCCCTGTCCTGGACCGAGGTCGCCTTCGCCTTCCTGGCCGCGAGCACCGCGGTCGGGGCGGTGCCCGCGCCGGGCGGCATCGGCCCGGTGGACGCGGCGCTGGTGTTCGCGCTGGCCGGCTTCGGCGCGCCGACGGGCCTGGCGACCGCGACGGTCGTCGGCTACCGGGTGCTGACGGTGTGGGTCCCGCTGCTGCCGGGGGCGCTGGTGCTGTCGGCGCTGGTGCAGCGGAAGGTGCTGTGA
- a CDS encoding carbohydrate ABC transporter permease yields MTTTALDKRRRLLPRWGDYGRPRELVVRYLLLFLVLGLTVGPLLWQLLASLKGTSEDVFGANATLLPHHPTLHAYRTVFDQVPVWSYIKNSLIVVALSITSQLVFSTTAGYMLSKPGWKGRKAVWVVLIASMMFPFESIMVSLFISIRDLGLVDSLAGVWLPGFVGAINVLLMRGAFLAVPREIEDSAMLDGANEWQRFRYLYLPSAWGAVMVVVINTFISAWDDFLWPLIVLRSEGNMTLTLGLSRLQSSSFGYDQRTVMAGSVISVIPVLVLFVITQRWFYKGVSSGAVKI; encoded by the coding sequence GTGACGACGACGGCCCTGGACAAGCGCCGCCGGCTGCTGCCCCGCTGGGGCGACTACGGCAGGCCCCGCGAACTCGTCGTCCGCTACCTGCTGTTGTTCCTCGTCCTCGGTCTCACGGTCGGCCCGCTGCTCTGGCAGCTGCTGGCCTCCCTGAAGGGCACGAGCGAGGACGTCTTCGGCGCGAACGCCACCCTGCTCCCGCACCACCCGACCCTGCACGCCTACCGGACGGTCTTCGACCAGGTGCCGGTGTGGTCGTACATCAAGAACAGCCTGATCGTGGTCGCCCTGTCGATCACCAGCCAGCTCGTCTTCTCCACCACGGCCGGCTACATGCTCTCCAAGCCCGGCTGGAAGGGCCGCAAGGCGGTCTGGGTGGTGCTCATCGCCTCGATGATGTTCCCCTTCGAGTCGATCATGGTGTCGCTGTTCATCAGCATCCGCGACCTGGGCCTGGTCGACAGCCTGGCCGGCGTCTGGCTGCCCGGCTTCGTCGGCGCGATCAACGTCCTCCTCATGCGCGGCGCGTTCCTCGCGGTCCCGCGCGAGATCGAGGACTCGGCGATGCTGGACGGCGCCAACGAATGGCAGCGCTTCCGGTATCTGTACCTGCCGTCCGCGTGGGGCGCGGTCATGGTGGTGGTCATCAACACCTTCATCAGCGCCTGGGACGACTTCCTGTGGCCCCTGATCGTGCTGCGCTCGGAAGGCAACATGACGCTCACCCTGGGCCTTTCCCGCCTCCAGTCGTCGTCGTTCGGCTACGACCAGCGGACGGTGATGGCCGGTTCGGTGATATCCGTGATCCCGGTGCTGGTGCTGTTCGTGATCACCCAGCGGTGGTTCTACAAGGGCGTGTCCTCGGGAGCCGTCAAGATCTGA
- a CDS encoding glycoside hydrolase family 3 N-terminal domain-containing protein — translation MTHAAHAPEGRLLPSDLDEAAHRCLVAGFDGTTTFPDTLKRLIDRGLGGVILFTRNVRDAAQVRELTDALRALRPDLLVGIDNEGGGIGHLVAADAPEVPGSYALGVVDDPNLTARCADALAGHLAALGITASYAPVADLQHRPDNPIVRTRSFGADPQLAARHLRAWITATEGRGIASCAKHFPGHGGTETDSHHGIAVDPRPYDELLVDLEPFRAAVAAGVPMLMSAHVVFPGLDANRPATLSRRILGDLLRHDLGFEGVLVSDALEMKAIADQYGEAAGARIALAAGADQVIVAVPDLEVTLACRDAVLDALRSGVLPEDRVREAAERVRRLAERYATPATTVAAWATEAGLEAARRAVRQSAGGRGVPSAVRGAHVVDLFPPPHPALNWGGEDLLTPFSALDATAAGTAVTGEPDDPAALVDGILSRDRPLVLATCDAGLHPWQARLRDALLARRPDAIRIDTGLPEGGDLCSYGRGRVNLRAVAEALTGA, via the coding sequence GTGACCCATGCAGCGCACGCGCCCGAAGGCCGCCTCCTCCCGTCCGACCTGGACGAGGCGGCCCACCGCTGTCTCGTCGCCGGGTTCGACGGCACCACGACCTTCCCCGACACCCTGAAACGGCTGATCGACCGGGGCCTCGGCGGGGTCATCCTGTTCACCCGCAACGTGCGCGACGCGGCACAGGTCCGTGAGCTCACCGACGCGCTGCGCGCGCTCCGGCCCGATCTGCTCGTCGGCATCGACAACGAGGGCGGCGGCATCGGACACCTGGTCGCGGCGGACGCGCCCGAGGTCCCCGGCTCCTACGCCCTCGGCGTCGTCGACGACCCCAACCTCACCGCCCGCTGCGCCGACGCCCTCGCCGGCCACCTGGCGGCGCTCGGCATCACCGCCTCGTACGCCCCCGTCGCCGACCTCCAGCACCGGCCGGACAACCCGATCGTGCGCACCCGCTCCTTCGGCGCCGACCCCCAACTCGCCGCCCGGCATCTGCGCGCCTGGATCACCGCCACCGAAGGCCGCGGCATCGCCTCCTGCGCCAAGCACTTCCCCGGCCACGGCGGCACCGAGACCGACAGCCACCACGGCATCGCCGTCGACCCGCGGCCGTACGACGAACTCCTCGTCGACCTCGAACCGTTCCGCGCCGCCGTCGCCGCGGGCGTGCCGATGCTGATGAGCGCGCACGTCGTCTTCCCCGGGCTGGACGCCAACCGCCCCGCCACCCTCAGCCGCCGCATCCTCGGCGACCTGCTCCGGCACGACCTCGGCTTCGAGGGTGTCCTGGTCAGCGACGCGTTGGAGATGAAGGCGATCGCGGACCAGTACGGCGAGGCGGCGGGGGCGCGGATCGCGCTCGCCGCCGGAGCGGACCAGGTGATCGTCGCCGTACCGGATCTGGAGGTCACGCTGGCCTGCCGGGACGCGGTCCTCGACGCGCTGCGCTCCGGGGTGCTGCCCGAGGACCGGGTGCGGGAGGCGGCGGAGCGGGTGCGCCGGCTCGCCGAGCGGTACGCCACCCCGGCCACAACCGTCGCCGCCTGGGCCACGGAGGCCGGCCTGGAGGCCGCACGCCGTGCCGTACGGCAGTCGGCGGGCGGCCGGGGTGTGCCGTCCGCCGTCCGCGGGGCCCATGTCGTCGACCTGTTCCCGCCGCCGCACCCCGCCCTCAACTGGGGCGGCGAGGACCTGCTGACCCCGTTCTCCGCCCTCGACGCCACGGCTGCCGGTACGGCCGTCACCGGCGAACCGGACGACCCAGCCGCCCTCGTCGACGGCATCCTGAGCCGCGACCGGCCGCTGGTCCTCGCCACCTGCGACGCCGGACTCCACCCCTGGCAGGCCCGCCTCCGCGACGCCCTCCTGGCCCGGCGCCCCGACGCGATCCGGATCGACACGGGGCTGCCGGAGGGCGGCGACCTCTGCTCGTACGGGCGGGGGCGGGTGAACCTGAGGGCGGTCGCGGAGGCGCTGACGGGAGCCTAG
- a CDS encoding extracellular solute-binding protein, with amino-acid sequence MRAKRLTGSLACLVVLTLTAAGCGLSGGGSGDGDASAGGCKVDQGNVGTGKLSGEVKGKITFQTTNLKKDFGTFFNSVIADFEKAHPGTEVKWIDDPGDNTFTTRTVADAQACTLADVINVNAPTATALTKAGYLLDVGTKDPDAAKPFVPAFWKTAVFKDAGGKAIHTALPWYTGGVILTYNKDLLKKAGVDPAKPPTTLFGLFADFEKVAKAGDGKFYATMANPIWRIPSDFDQMGIKTLSDDGKSAVFADDPRTTQWVAWMAKLYKAGAMPKDSLSSSNDPSTLYSQGKVAYGSTNPSFVRFVKQNSPSIYDRTAVGQQPYDALGRASAGAPQYISVAATSKNAPTALSFAEFLTNAENQTAWCKDPAVVIFPTTTESLNDPFFQKVTGTDPFSQARKLVADQLKTASTNQTSLSPAVQNAMVAQVQLAMQGKKSPAQAVKDAQEKANELLKQAG; translated from the coding sequence ATGCGTGCGAAGAGACTGACCGGATCCCTTGCCTGTCTCGTGGTGCTGACGCTCACGGCCGCCGGGTGCGGCCTGTCGGGCGGCGGCTCGGGGGACGGGGACGCCAGCGCGGGCGGTTGCAAGGTCGACCAGGGCAACGTCGGAACCGGGAAGCTCAGCGGGGAGGTGAAGGGCAAGATCACCTTCCAGACGACCAACTTGAAGAAAGACTTCGGGACGTTCTTCAACAGCGTGATCGCCGACTTCGAGAAGGCCCACCCCGGCACCGAGGTCAAGTGGATCGACGACCCCGGCGACAACACCTTCACCACCCGCACGGTGGCCGACGCCCAGGCCTGCACGCTCGCGGACGTCATCAACGTCAACGCCCCGACGGCGACGGCCCTGACGAAGGCCGGCTATCTGCTGGACGTCGGCACCAAGGACCCGGACGCCGCCAAGCCGTTCGTCCCCGCGTTCTGGAAGACCGCCGTCTTCAAGGACGCCGGCGGCAAGGCGATCCACACCGCGCTGCCCTGGTACACCGGCGGTGTCATCCTGACGTACAACAAGGACCTGCTGAAGAAGGCCGGTGTCGACCCGGCGAAGCCGCCGACCACGTTGTTCGGGCTGTTCGCCGACTTCGAGAAGGTCGCCAAGGCGGGCGACGGCAAGTTCTACGCCACCATGGCCAATCCGATCTGGCGCATCCCGTCCGACTTCGACCAGATGGGCATCAAGACCCTCTCCGACGACGGCAAGTCCGCCGTCTTCGCCGACGACCCGCGCACCACCCAGTGGGTGGCCTGGATGGCGAAGCTGTACAAGGCGGGCGCGATGCCGAAGGACTCGCTGTCCTCCAGCAACGACCCGTCCACGCTCTACAGCCAGGGCAAGGTGGCCTACGGTTCGACGAACCCGAGCTTCGTGCGGTTCGTGAAGCAGAACAGCCCGTCGATCTACGACAGGACGGCCGTCGGCCAGCAGCCGTACGACGCGCTCGGCCGGGCCTCCGCCGGTGCCCCGCAGTACATATCGGTCGCCGCGACCAGCAAGAACGCGCCCACGGCACTGTCGTTCGCGGAGTTCCTCACCAACGCCGAGAACCAGACGGCCTGGTGCAAGGACCCGGCGGTGGTGATCTTCCCGACCACCACCGAGTCGCTGAACGACCCGTTCTTCCAGAAGGTCACCGGCACCGACCCGTTCTCCCAGGCCCGCAAGCTCGTCGCCGACCAGCTCAAGACCGCCAGCACCAACCAGACCAGCCTCTCCCCGGCCGTGCAGAACGCGATGGTCGCCCAGGTGCAGCTGGCCATGCAGGGCAAGAAGAGCCCCGCGCAGGCCGTCAAGGACGCCCAGGAGAAGGCGAACGAGCTGCTGAAGCAGGCGGGTTGA